One window of Elaeis guineensis isolate ETL-2024a chromosome 11, EG11, whole genome shotgun sequence genomic DNA carries:
- the LOC140852596 gene encoding uncharacterized protein, which yields MVDQLKQSVDHEARLEEEISRLTEEVSHLTDALAASGAELQSAREKAKRKSRTVRRLRHERDDYVGELKAEREQLQVSLGNLTKVKENLSSAQADGDIARVEAESAREAIGRAVEDFRGSDEYREELLESDFISYRVGYEDARKAVQSLYPELDLSSIVLSGSEGQAAGELADPSSRDHTAAEEAIPEQVTKGEAAPNLEATPARATALIALELLPVEDADSDE from the coding sequence ATGGTTGATCAGCTGAAACAGTCGGTCGACCATGAGGCCCGACTCGAAGAGGAGATCTCTCGCCTTACCGAGGAGGTCTCTCACCTTACCGATGCCCTGGCCGCCTCGGGGGCCGAGCTGCAATCGGCTCGCGAGAAAGCCAAACGGAAGTCCCGCACTGTTCGTCGGCTGCGCCACGAGCGGGATGACTACGTCGGTGAACTCAAAgctgaacgcgagcagctccaggTAAGTTTGGGCAATCTCACCAAGGTCAAGGAGAATTTGTCCTCCGCTCAAGCCGATGGAGACATAGCGAGGGTGGAGGCAGAGTCGGCAAGAGAGGCTATAGGTCGGGCCGTGGAGGACTTCCGTGGCTCCGACGAATATCGGGAGGAACTCTTGGAGAGCGATTTCatctcgtaccgagtggggtacgaggatgcccgaaAAGCGGTCCAGAGCCTGTACCCGGAGCTCGATCTCAGCAGCATCGTTCTCTCAGGGTCGGAGGGCCAAGCCGCGGGAGAGTTGGCCGACCCGTCGTCGAGAGATCATACTGCTgcggaggaagccatcccggagcaAGTCACCAAAGGTGAGGCGGCTCCGAACCTCGAAGCTACTCCGGCTCGAGCGACAGCGCTAATCGCCCTTGAACTTCTCCCGGTCGAAGATGCTGACTCCGATGAGTAG